Genomic segment of Bacteroides stercoris ATCC 43183:
CTTATCCGGTTGTCAAGTTCACGCACATTGCCCGGCCATGAGTGGGAAAGCATGGAGATTTTGGCTTGTTCGGTAAAACCGGAGGTCTCCACACGTATCTCTTCTGAATGTTGCTCACGAAAGAAGTCAGCCAGTGGCAATATATCTTCCGGGCATTCGGAGAGAGAGGGCTGGCGTATCTCAAACTCGGCGAGACGGTAGTACAGATCCTCCCGGAAACGTCCCTCCCGTATGGCACGCTCCATATCCTCGTTGGTGGCCGACAATATCCGTACATCGGCTTCAAGTTCTTTGCGGCTGCCCACTGGACAATACACTCTTTCCTGTAATACCCTGAGCAGCAGTGTCTGCATTTCGGGAGGCATGTTTCCGATCTCGTCAAGGAAGAGCGTACCGCCCTTGGCCGTCTCAAAATAGCCGGCAGTATCCTTTTTCGCATCGGTAAATGCCCCCTGCACGTGACCGAAGAACTCAGATGCGGCAAGTTCCCCCCGGATACAACCACAGTTCACCGCCACAAAAGGCTTGTCCTTACGCCCGCTATGCTGTTGGATCAGCTGTGCGACAGATTCTTTTCCGCTACCGTTCGGTCCAAGGATCATGACGGAACAATTCAAAGGAGCCACACGACAAGCTATCCGCTCGGTCTCCCGGACCGCCCCGCTAAGCCTTTTCATTAATGATTTCTTCGGGGGAACGGAAACTGGCAGACCGATCAATCCCCGTAACAGTTCCATCAGTAACTCCTCGTGGACAGGCTTGGGCAAGTAGTCCTTTGCGCCCAATTTGACGGCACGCACCGCATCTGCAATGGAGGCATGTTCGGTCATCACCACAAAAGGGATATGTAACCCTTGGGAGATGCTCCATTCCAGTAAACTGATGCCATCCCCTTCGGGAAGGCGGACATCCGTCAGTACCAGCGCCACGTTATTCCCCTTGATTTTCCGGCGTGCCGAAGGCTCATCTATGGCCGTCAATACCCTGTAACCGGCTTTCTGTAGCCATCTCTCAAGAATATCGCAAAGAATCAGGTTGTCCTCCACGATCA
This window contains:
- a CDS encoding sigma-54-dependent transcriptional regulator, whose protein sequence is MKKTLLIVEDNLILCDILERWLQKAGYRVLTAIDEPSARRKIKGNNVALVLTDVRLPEGDGISLLEWSISQGLHIPFVVMTEHASIADAVRAVKLGAKDYLPKPVHEELLMELLRGLIGLPVSVPPKKSLMKRLSGAVRETERIACRVAPLNCSVMILGPNGSGKESVAQLIQQHSGRKDKPFVAVNCGCIRGELAASEFFGHVQGAFTDAKKDTAGYFETAKGGTLFLDEIGNMPPEMQTLLLRVLQERVYCPVGSRKELEADVRILSATNEDMERAIREGRFREDLYYRLAEFEIRQPSLSECPEDILPLADFFREQHSEEIRVETSGFTEQAKISMLSHSWPGNVRELDNRIRRAVLLAVSPLLTHKDLNLNATICRTGEKCKKGLMEEAEEKELIRKILEECGGKISRVARMLGMSRPTLYKKMERYGLR